The Candidatus Babeliales bacterium DNA window TCTACCTCTTTTAACAACACGGTTACTGGCGATGAGTCTTGGCTTATAGCTGCCCCAATACCTATTATTAAAGGTGCATTATGTGGTGTATTTGATAAAAAGGAAATTCCTCTGGATGATGATTTGATGCGTCAAGGATTAATACGGATCTGCATGATCTTCCTCACCTCTTTTCTCTTTTTAATCATCTCCGTTTTATTTTATACCAACCATACTATACATGTCCTCTTATTTTCATCCGCATACAGCACAGTATGCTTACTAACAAGCATTGCCCTCATCTGGAGCATCATAAACAAATATCCATTCTATAAAGACCCTGTCACCCCAATCACTGATAAACAGCAGCTAAACAAATTCCTTACCCAAAAAGACAATATTCAAAAAAAATCAAATTCTACACTTTCTCTTGCTCAATTACATACACATAAATCAATAGGAACTACCCAAAATAATTATGTGCCTACTGGGATTTTCATCACCACCATACAACTAATCGGCCCCAATCAATTACAAATTATCGGGTATGTATGGCAACAATACCATAAAGAGTTACACAAAAATTTATCTCAAGGATTTATCTTCCCTCAGGCAACAAAAGACAACGATATAGAAGAAATACATCGCAATACAGAGGGAGAATTAGAAACAATTCTTTGGCGCGTAAATACAACGCTCTATCAAGATGCTCGCTACCAAAAATACCCATTTGACGTTAAAAGCTTCCAGATACAGCTATGGCATAAAGATTTTGAAAAAAATGTCACATTAATTCCAGATTTTGATGCATATAACATCATCAATATTGGATCAAAGCCCGGACTACGTCCCTCTATCACCCTAGCCGGCTATGACATTCAAAATAGTTTCTTTGGGTATAAAACTAGTAGTTATAGGACTTCCTTTGGGCTTTATGCATATGGACCATTCGGCCTTTATAAACGGATTACGAAATCAGAAACGCCAGAGCTTCATTTTAATATAACCGCAAAAAGAAGCTTAAATAAAATACTTGTTATCGACCTTATTCCCGTAATTGTAATCGCCCTTTTACTCTTCATTATGCTGCTCATTAGCACAGAGAGAAACATACTGAGTGCCGCTGCGTCACTATTTTTTAGTACCATAATTGCACAAATACGCTTTAGAGAAGGAGTACCTCCCTATGGCCTTGTCTATTTTGAAACATTCTACTTTATTCTTTATATCGCACTATTCATTGTGACGCTGTTTGTGCTCTTACGGGCATTCAAAATCGTTTCTGAAAAACATCATCTGGTACTAGCGCTTCTTTTTTGGCCAATTCTGCTTGGCTCAATCTTAGGTATTACATTACTGTATCAATACTAAATTAATGTGAGTGCGACCCGAGAAATCTTTATATCAATTACAAAATCTTTTATTGAGTCTTTTATTTTGCACAATATATCATTACACTTACATGACGATTGAACGGTAATTGCGTCACACATATCTTCTAGGAATCATAGGTATGAATCTTCTAAATGCAATAGGCAACACACCCCTTATCAGTGTTAATTTTGATGCTAACAACTCTGCTACTAATCTTTACGCAAAGCTTGAATACTTAAATCCAGGCGGTAGCATAAAAGACAGAACTGATCTTTATATGATTGAAGAAGCGGAAAAAAAAGACATCTTAAAACCGGGTGGCACTCTTATTGACGCATCATCAGGTAACCACGGTATCTCTCTGGCTATGATCGGCGCAGTAAAAGGATACAAGGTTATTATCACCACTACTGCAAAGTGTAGCCTTGAAAAGCTAAATACCATGAAAGCTTATGGCGCAGAAGTTATCGTATGCGCTCCAACAAAATTTATTGATGATCCAGAAAACTATCACGCAATTGCAGTTAAATTACACAAAAATACTCCTAATTCATTTATGCCTAACCAATATTTTGATCCGCTTAACGCTGAAGGGGTCTATCATACTTTAGCACCCGAAATCTGGAATCAAACTCATGGCCGTATTACTCATTTTTTTGCCGGTGCTGGTACAGGCGGAACCATAAGCGGTGTAGGGAAATACCTCAAAGAAAAAAATCCCGATATAAAAATTCTTGCGATCGATTCTGACGTATCTTTTAGAGCAACCAAGGGCAACCCAAAGCCATATAAAATTGAAGGCATAGGGATCGACTGGGATAATAACGCAGTTCTTGATTATTCAATTGTCGATGAATTCCTTGAAGTCAGCGATGATAATGCGTTTGCTATGCTCAAAACTCTTGCCCGTCGCAACGGAATTTTAGTTGGCCCTAGCAGCGGCGCTGTTGCCTATGCCGCCTCTCAATATGCGAGCAAACTGGATAAAGATGCCGTTGCGGTCATGAT harbors:
- a CDS encoding cysteine synthase family protein, encoding MNLLNAIGNTPLISVNFDANNSATNLYAKLEYLNPGGSIKDRTDLYMIEEAEKKDILKPGGTLIDASSGNHGISLAMIGAVKGYKVIITTTAKCSLEKLNTMKAYGAEVIVCAPTKFIDDPENYHAIAVKLHKNTPNSFMPNQYFDPLNAEGVYHTLAPEIWNQTHGRITHFFAGAGTGGTISGVGKYLKEKNPDIKILAIDSDVSFRATKGNPKPYKIEGIGIDWDNNAVLDYSIVDEFLEVSDDNAFAMLKTLARRNGILVGPSSGAVAYAASQYASKLDKDAVAVMIFGDSGRAYLTKGFYD